From a region of the Mucilaginibacter auburnensis genome:
- a CDS encoding CCA tRNA nucleotidyltransferase, translated as MKQHLQHPVFKILSEIAGKQQLQVFAIGGFVRDIFLNRPSKDIDIVVIGNGIAFAEAVAARLKVKLAVYKNFGTASLRYKDLEIEFVGARKESYRSNSRKPIVEDGTLEDDQQRRDFTINALAISLHPDTYGELVDPFNGIADLENKLIRTPLNPVETFSDDPLRMMRAIRFATQLNFDIDEVAITAIKNNVNRISIVSQERTTDELNKIILSPVPSIGFKHLFNTGLLHKIFPQMVALYGVEYVNGKGHKDNFYHTLEVLDNICQTTNDLWLRWAAILHDIAKPATKRFEPGHGFTFHGHEDKGARMVPKIFAQLKLPLNEKMKQVQKLVQLHLRPIVLSQSIVTDSAVRRLLFEAGDDIEGLMLLCKADVTTKNDYKKKKYRDNFELVQQKLKDVEERDKIRNWQPPVTGNDIMQLFGLKEGREVGIIKNQIREAILEGEIPNSRDEAIAFTIKKGEEIGLKVVAGSNTN; from the coding sequence ATGAAACAGCACCTCCAACATCCGGTTTTTAAAATACTGAGCGAAATTGCGGGCAAACAGCAATTGCAGGTATTTGCCATAGGTGGCTTTGTGCGCGATATTTTTCTAAACCGTCCATCAAAAGATATTGACATAGTAGTTATAGGCAACGGTATTGCTTTTGCCGAAGCTGTGGCTGCGCGTTTAAAGGTAAAACTTGCCGTTTATAAAAACTTCGGTACGGCATCCTTACGCTACAAGGACCTTGAGATTGAATTTGTTGGAGCACGTAAAGAAAGCTACCGCAGTAACTCGCGCAAACCTATTGTTGAAGATGGAACTTTAGAGGACGACCAGCAGCGCCGCGACTTTACTATTAACGCATTGGCTATTTCACTCCATCCCGATACTTATGGCGAATTGGTAGATCCGTTTAACGGTATTGCCGACCTGGAGAACAAACTCATTCGCACACCGCTTAACCCGGTGGAAACCTTTAGCGATGACCCATTGCGTATGATGCGTGCCATAAGGTTTGCTACACAGCTTAATTTTGATATTGACGAGGTGGCCATTACCGCCATCAAAAACAATGTAAACCGTATCAGCATCGTATCGCAGGAACGTACTACCGATGAGTTGAACAAGATCATTCTATCGCCTGTTCCATCTATCGGTTTTAAGCATTTATTTAACACAGGTTTACTCCATAAAATATTTCCGCAGATGGTGGCGCTATATGGAGTAGAGTACGTTAACGGCAAAGGACATAAAGACAACTTTTACCATACACTTGAGGTATTAGATAATATTTGCCAAACTACTAACGACCTTTGGTTACGTTGGGCAGCTATACTGCATGACATTGCAAAACCTGCTACTAAGCGCTTTGAACCGGGCCATGGTTTTACTTTCCATGGGCATGAGGATAAAGGCGCGCGCATGGTGCCTAAAATTTTCGCGCAGTTGAAACTGCCACTCAACGAAAAAATGAAACAGGTGCAAAAGCTGGTACAGCTACATTTGCGGCCCATAGTTTTGTCGCAATCAATTGTTACTGATTCGGCGGTGAGGCGTTTACTTTTTGAGGCAGGCGATGATATTGAAGGCCTGATGCTGTTGTGTAAAGCAGACGTTACCACTAAAAACGACTACAAAAAGAAAAAATACCGCGACAATTTTGAGCTGGTTCAACAAAAATTAAAAGATGTTGAAGAGCGCGATAAAATACGTAACTGGCAGCCGCCTGTTACAGGTAATGATATTATGCAACTATTTGGGCTAAAAGAGGGCCGGGAAGTAGGCATAATTAAAAATCAGATACGTGAAGCTATACTGGAAGGCGAAATTCCAAACTCGCGTGATGAGGCAATTGCCTTCACAATTAAAAAAGGCGAAGAAATTGGCTTAAAAGTTGTGGCAGGGTCAAACACAAACTAA
- a CDS encoding class I SAM-dependent rRNA methyltransferase yields MTDVVLKRDKEKAVFQRHPWVFSGAIERVKGKPTNGDIVRLLNHKGEFMAYGFYNDQSRVALRLLEWNEETEVNEAWFRAKVATAVNARADILNEQTNTCRLIFSEADYLPGLIVDKYADHLAVQILTSGIEKMMPVIMDELRQLLNPLSIFDKSDASSRQHEGLETDNTVLWGDEPPSSVEVKENGIIYSINIAEGQKSGFYCDQRDNRRILAAHTKGKKVLDCFSYTGGFTLNALHNGAASVTSVDSSALAIETLKQNISLNKFDAEKHTAIQSDVNKQLRAFKEAGDKFDVIVLDPPKYAPSRSALDRAARAYKDLNRIGMSLLNSGGLLATFSCSGAMDMEQFKQVLAWAALDAGKQVQFIYQFCQPECHPVRASFPEGEYLKGLLCRVW; encoded by the coding sequence ATGACTGATGTTGTATTAAAGCGAGACAAAGAGAAGGCAGTTTTTCAAAGACACCCTTGGGTATTTTCGGGCGCCATTGAGCGTGTTAAAGGCAAGCCGACTAATGGTGATATTGTGCGTTTGCTGAACCACAAAGGCGAGTTTATGGCCTATGGTTTTTATAATGATCAGTCGCGCGTAGCGTTGCGTTTGTTAGAATGGAACGAGGAAACAGAAGTTAACGAAGCCTGGTTCAGAGCCAAAGTTGCTACGGCCGTTAACGCCCGCGCTGATATTTTAAATGAACAGACCAACACCTGCCGCTTGATTTTCAGCGAAGCTGATTACCTGCCGGGTTTGATAGTTGACAAATATGCCGACCACTTGGCCGTGCAGATCCTAACCTCCGGCATTGAAAAGATGATGCCGGTTATAATGGATGAGTTAAGGCAATTGCTTAACCCCCTGAGCATTTTTGATAAAAGCGATGCGTCATCGCGCCAGCATGAGGGTTTGGAAACAGATAATACCGTTTTATGGGGCGATGAGCCGCCTTCATCTGTAGAAGTTAAAGAGAACGGTATTATCTATAGCATCAATATTGCCGAAGGCCAAAAGTCGGGCTTTTACTGCGATCAGCGCGATAACCGCCGAATTTTGGCAGCGCACACCAAGGGCAAAAAAGTGTTAGATTGCTTTAGCTATACCGGTGGCTTTACGCTGAATGCTTTACACAACGGCGCTGCGTCTGTAACCAGTGTTGACAGCTCTGCCTTAGCCATTGAAACGCTTAAACAAAACATCAGCTTAAATAAATTTGACGCCGAGAAGCATACCGCTATACAATCAGATGTAAATAAGCAATTGCGCGCTTTTAAAGAAGCTGGCGACAAGTTTGATGTGATAGTGCTTGACCCACCAAAATATGCGCCGTCGCGCTCTGCTTTAGACCGCGCAGCGCGTGCCTATAAAGATCTTAACCGCATTGGCATGAGCTTGCTTAACAGCGGGGGCTTGCTGGCAACATTCTCCTGCTCGGGAGCAATGGACATGGAACAATTTAAGCAGGTTTTAGCCTGGGCTGCTTTAGATGCAGGTAAGCAAGTGCAGTTTATTTACCAGTTTTGCCAGCCGGAGTGCCATCCGGTACGGGCCTCATTTCCTGAAGGGGAGTATTTGAAGGGATTGTTGTGCAGAGTGTGGTGA
- a CDS encoding PIG-L family deacetylase yields MKHLKLLAAILLVTSVVQAQTAPPSDAITIQQELKKLDVLGSVLYVAAHPDDENTRLLAYLALEKHYRTGYLALTRGDGGQNLIGNEQSELLGLIRTQELLAARRVDGAEQFFSRANDFGFSKGPEETLKIWDHEKVLGDAVWVIRNFRPDIIICRFTTTGEGGHGHHTSSAIIAQEAFAAAADPKRFPEQLKYTQVWQAKRLLVNGANFGGANTEGPFKISTGAYNAVLGKGYGEVSADSRSNHKTQGFGSAKQRGDATETFRIILGDAPKTDLMDGVNTTWSRVKGGEGISAEIATIRKNLDIDHPEKSVPALVALLTKVEAISDPYWKEQKTKGLKDLIAACAGLWFEAYAPQATYAVGEEISVRTQVVLRSDIDVKIFTIGYNRDLSPFTMFPTEPIKNANSDFSVEAPILANTPKDFNDKIKADEVTQPYWLKYPHGVGLYETGYLDKNDKDGDVGQKTLPENIPYSAWITFKILGKNIQFERPIQYKYVDPAKGEIYQPLVIAPPVTANIVNKDYVFNTQQTQTVQIKMQAFTKAAGSISLKPVAGWKISPEKIDFDQAKGAEWLASFIITPADSKQKVSTLQAVVKTGGKEWNLGIQRILYDHVPAITLFPPAETKLINIDLKTAGKKIGYVAGAGDLVPEALMQVGYEVHQLTEADIMNADLSVYDAIVTGVRAYNVNPRLAVMQPRLLDYVNKGGNLVVQYNNNNGIVVNPGPYPFRPVNQRVTDENAAVTFLDPTNPVLNYPNKITQADFEGWIQERGLYFVSNIDPKYKTILQMNDPGEQPNPGSLIVGDYGKGRFIYTSLAFFRELPAGVPGAYRLFVNLLSKPR; encoded by the coding sequence ATGAAGCACCTTAAATTACTTGCCGCAATTTTACTGGTAACCAGCGTTGTACAGGCTCAAACAGCGCCACCTTCTGATGCGATAACTATTCAACAAGAATTGAAAAAGTTAGATGTGTTGGGCAGCGTACTGTATGTAGCTGCGCATCCTGATGATGAGAATACGCGTTTGCTGGCTTACCTGGCTTTAGAGAAACATTACCGCACCGGCTATCTGGCTTTAACCCGGGGCGATGGCGGGCAGAATTTAATTGGGAATGAGCAAAGCGAACTGTTAGGTTTGATACGTACCCAGGAGCTTTTAGCGGCGCGCAGGGTAGACGGTGCTGAACAGTTTTTTAGTCGCGCTAACGATTTTGGTTTTTCAAAAGGACCCGAAGAAACGCTAAAAATATGGGATCATGAGAAAGTTTTAGGAGATGCGGTTTGGGTGATAAGAAATTTCAGACCGGATATTATAATCTGTAGGTTTACCACTACCGGGGAGGGCGGCCACGGACATCATACCTCATCGGCCATTATTGCACAGGAAGCTTTTGCGGCGGCGGCCGACCCTAAACGTTTCCCCGAACAGTTAAAATATACCCAGGTGTGGCAAGCTAAACGCTTGCTGGTTAACGGCGCTAATTTTGGCGGAGCCAATACCGAAGGGCCTTTTAAAATAAGCACCGGTGCATACAATGCGGTATTAGGTAAAGGTTATGGCGAAGTTTCAGCCGATAGTCGTTCCAACCATAAAACACAGGGATTTGGCAGCGCCAAACAACGTGGCGATGCTACCGAGACATTTAGGATAATTTTAGGTGATGCGCCAAAAACTGATCTGATGGATGGCGTTAACACCACATGGAGCCGTGTTAAGGGTGGCGAAGGTATCTCAGCCGAGATAGCTACTATCCGTAAGAATCTGGATATAGACCATCCCGAAAAATCTGTACCGGCTTTAGTTGCGTTGCTGACTAAAGTTGAAGCGATAAGCGACCCCTATTGGAAAGAGCAAAAAACAAAAGGATTGAAAGATCTGATAGCTGCTTGCGCGGGATTATGGTTTGAGGCTTATGCGCCGCAGGCCACTTATGCGGTAGGAGAAGAAATATCTGTAAGAACACAAGTCGTACTACGATCTGATATTGATGTTAAGATATTTACAATTGGTTACAATAGGGACTTATCTCCATTTACAATGTTTCCAACTGAACCAATAAAAAACGCTAACTCCGATTTTTCAGTAGAGGCACCCATTTTGGCAAATACACCTAAGGATTTCAACGATAAAATTAAAGCAGATGAAGTGACGCAGCCATATTGGCTTAAATACCCGCACGGGGTAGGTTTGTATGAGACAGGTTATTTGGACAAGAACGATAAAGATGGAGATGTGGGTCAAAAAACGTTACCTGAAAATATTCCTTACTCTGCATGGATAACTTTTAAAATATTGGGTAAGAATATACAGTTCGAAAGGCCTATTCAATATAAATATGTTGATCCAGCAAAAGGAGAAATTTATCAACCCCTCGTTATAGCTCCACCTGTTACCGCCAACATCGTCAATAAAGACTACGTATTCAACACCCAACAGACGCAAACTGTACAAATAAAAATGCAGGCATTTACCAAAGCTGCGGGCAGCATTAGCTTGAAACCTGTTGCGGGCTGGAAAATATCGCCGGAGAAAATAGATTTTGATCAGGCTAAGGGTGCAGAATGGTTAGCATCGTTTATCATTACACCTGCTGATAGTAAACAAAAAGTAAGTACGCTGCAGGCCGTGGTTAAAACAGGTGGCAAAGAATGGAACTTAGGCATACAACGGATATTGTATGATCATGTTCCTGCTATCACCCTGTTTCCGCCTGCAGAAACAAAACTTATCAATATTGACCTGAAAACGGCTGGTAAAAAGATTGGCTATGTTGCAGGTGCCGGCGATTTAGTGCCCGAAGCGTTGATGCAGGTGGGCTACGAGGTTCACCAATTAACCGAAGCCGACATTATGAATGCCGACCTTTCTGTTTATGATGCCATTGTTACGGGCGTGCGTGCTTACAATGTAAACCCACGTTTGGCGGTAATGCAACCACGATTGTTGGATTATGTAAATAAAGGTGGTAACCTGGTGGTGCAGTACAATAATAATAATGGTATAGTGGTCAATCCGGGTCCGTATCCATTCCGTCCGGTTAACCAACGTGTAACAGATGAGAACGCTGCGGTAACTTTCCTTGATCCAACCAACCCGGTATTAAATTACCCTAACAAAATAACGCAGGCCGATTTTGAAGGCTGGATACAGGAGCGCGGTTTATACTTTGTGAGTAATATTGATCCTAAATATAAAACCATCCTGCAAATGAATGATCCGGGTGAGCAGCCTAACCCCGGCTCATTAATAGTGGGCGATTATGGTAAAGGCCGTTTTATTTACACATCATTGGCTTTCTTCAGAGAACTGCCTGCCGGTGTGCCGGGTGCGTACAGATTGTTTGTTAATTTATTGAGTAAACCGAGGTAA
- a CDS encoding TetR/AcrR family transcriptional regulator, with product MEKEKIDKKDHILDVAERVFAEKGFDGASTRLISGEAGVNMAMLNYYFGSKEGLFLAIIERKISHFQNILQNLGNKENISTWEKMETYVELYGDKIVNNNCFQQLLYKEMVMNRGNELSDKLREMLMKNVGELERILKEGIASGEFNADVDIPMVIAALYGTKNYIINTPLMASPLLGYDIRDDEMIEKKLKPQIKSFMKNLLKCYLLKQQ from the coding sequence ATGGAGAAAGAGAAAATAGACAAAAAGGACCACATTCTGGACGTAGCTGAGCGCGTCTTTGCAGAAAAAGGGTTCGACGGCGCATCTACCCGATTAATATCAGGTGAGGCCGGTGTAAATATGGCTATGCTTAACTACTACTTTGGTTCAAAGGAAGGTTTATTTCTGGCCATTATTGAGCGTAAAATATCACACTTTCAAAATATTCTTCAAAACCTGGGTAACAAGGAAAACATAAGCACCTGGGAAAAGATGGAAACCTACGTTGAGCTATACGGCGACAAAATAGTTAACAATAACTGCTTTCAGCAACTACTTTATAAAGAGATGGTGATGAACCGCGGTAATGAGTTATCTGATAAGCTGCGCGAAATGCTGATGAAGAACGTTGGCGAACTGGAAAGAATATTAAAAGAAGGTATCGCCTCCGGTGAGTTCAATGCCGACGTTGATATCCCGATGGTGATAGCCGCACTCTATGGAACAAAAAACTACATCATTAATACGCCGTTGATGGCATCGCCCCTGTTGGGTTATGACATTCGCGACGATGAAATGATCGAGAAGAAGCTTAAACCTCAGATAAAAAGCTTCATGAAAAATCTACTAAAATGCTACCTACTTAAACAACAATGA